From a single Saimiri boliviensis isolate mSaiBol1 chromosome 15, mSaiBol1.pri, whole genome shotgun sequence genomic region:
- the MRPL15 gene encoding large ribosomal subunit protein uL15m, which yields MAGPLQGGRSRALDLLRDLPRVSLANLKPNPGSRKPERRPRGRRRGRKCGRGHKGERQRGTRPRLGFEGGQTPFYIRIPKYGFNEGHSFRRQYKPLSLNRLQYLIDLGRVDPTQPIDLTQLVNGRGVTIQPLKRDYGVQLVEEGADTFTAKVNIEVQLASELAIAAIEKNGGVVTTAFYDPRSLDIVCKPVPFFLRGQPIPKRMLPPEELVPYYTDAKNRGYLADPAKFPEARLELARKYGYILPDITKDELFKMLCTRKDPRQIFFGLAPGWVVNMADKKILKPTDENLLKYYSS from the exons ATGGCCGGTCCTTTGCAGGGCGGTAGGTCCCGGGCGCTGGACCTACTCCGGGACCTGCCGCGTGTGAGCCTGGCCAACTTAAAGCCGAATCCCGGCTCCAGGAAACCG GAGAGGCGACCAAGAGGTCGGAGGAGAGGTAGAAAATGTGGCAGAGGCCAcaaaggagaaagacagagaggaacCCGGCCTCGCCTGGGCTTCGAGGGAGGCCAGACTCCATTTTACATCCGAATCCCAAAATACGGGTTTAACGAAGGACACAG CTTCAGACGCCAGTATAAGCCTTTGAGTCTCAACAGACTGCAGTATCTTATTGATTTGGGTCGGGTTGATCCTACTCAACCTATTGACTTAACCCAGCTTGTCAATGGGAGAGGTGTGACCATCCAGCCACTTAAAAGAGATTATGGTGTCCAGCTGGTCGAAGAG GGTGCAGACACCTTTACAGCAAAAGTTAATATTGAAGTACAGTTGGCTTCAGAACTAGCTATTGCTGCAATTGAAAAAAATGGTGGTGTTGTTACTACAGCCTTCTATGATCCAAGAAGTCTGG acaTTGTATGCAAACCAGTTCCATTCTTTCTTCGTGGACAACCCATTCCAAAAAGAATGCTTCCACCAGAAGAACTGGTACCGTATTACACCGATGCAAAGAATCGTGGGTACCTGGCAGATCCTGCCAAATTTCCTGAAGCGCGACTTGAACTTGCCAGGAAGTACGGTTACATCTTACCCGATATCACTAAAGATGAACTCTTCAAAATGCTCTGTACTAGGAAGGATCCAAGGCAGATTTTCTTTGGTCTTGCTCCAGGATGGGTGGTGAATATGGCCGATAAGAAAATCCTAAAACCTACAGATGAAAATCTCCTTAAGTATTACAGCTCATGA